A region from the Alphaproteobacteria bacterium genome encodes:
- the trmB gene encoding tRNA (guanosine(46)-N7)-methyltransferase TrmB: protein MEKQEIRTFGRRHGKKLSTRQQTLIDNLLPTLKPTTGDILEIGFGAGEHVRDLARTNPDKIIIGAEPFMNGVASLLSAITDEKTNQVMDEYAGIRIWADDVRDFLRETDSKFEQIWVLHPDPWPKARHEKRRLLSSDFLNLLSKYLTDNGEIIIGTDHWEYFDWILEQIKNTRLTANIPDMEIIQTRYQHKNKAGTVAPKYLILKN from the coding sequence ATGGAAAAACAAGAAATAAGAACATTTGGTCGCCGTCACGGCAAAAAATTATCCACCCGTCAACAAACACTGATTGACAACCTGTTGCCAACATTAAAACCGACAACGGGCGACATTTTGGAAATTGGATTTGGTGCGGGCGAACATGTACGTGACCTGGCGCGCACAAATCCAGATAAAATTATTATTGGTGCCGAACCATTTATGAACGGGGTGGCGTCCCTGCTGTCCGCAATCACCGACGAAAAAACGAATCAGGTAATGGACGAATACGCCGGCATTCGCATCTGGGCGGATGATGTACGTGATTTTCTGCGCGAAACCGATTCGAAATTCGAACAAATTTGGGTTTTGCACCCCGACCCCTGGCCGAAAGCCCGACATGAAAAACGTCGCCTGCTATCGTCAGATTTTTTAAATCTGCTGTCAAAATATCTGACCGACAATGGCGAAATTATTATCGGCACAGACCACTGGGAATATTTTGATTGGATATTGGAACAAATAAAAAACACACGCCTGACGGCAAACATCCCAGACATGGAAATTATTCAAACGCGTTACCAACATAAAAACAAGGCGGGCACAGTCGCCCCAAAATATCTAATTCTTAAAAACTAA